Proteins from a genomic interval of Clostridia bacterium:
- a CDS encoding DUF2804 domain-containing protein: protein MQREITKASDLHDDTGRLMQVGWAKDLLLRYDRRRIKASGLRIKEWDYYCVLSDSFGVAFTVADIGFMGTASASYLDFDRPYNVTKTVTTAFPLGRFNMPPTSTDGDVVFENKAAKVRFEKDGQRRVIDADFPNFDHGRSLIAHIELTQPDPSDSMAIVTPFAGAPRAFYYNQKINCMPAQGRITIGSEERVFEARKAFGVLDWGRGVWTYSNTWYWGSASGVLDGEPFGFNIGYGFGDTSAASENMIFYKNKAHKLDQVEFLIPHDDYLAPWTFTSNDHRFEMDFLPIVDRFASTNAVFIESTQHQVFGRFTGKAVLDDGAVLQVADFLGFAEKVRNRW from the coding sequence ATGCAGAGGGAGATCACCAAAGCGTCTGACTTGCACGACGATACTGGACGTCTGATGCAGGTGGGCTGGGCCAAGGACTTGCTCTTGCGGTATGATCGGCGACGGATCAAGGCGTCGGGGCTACGGATCAAGGAGTGGGACTACTACTGCGTTCTCTCTGACTCCTTTGGCGTGGCGTTCACGGTTGCCGACATCGGGTTCATGGGCACGGCATCAGCCAGCTATCTGGATTTTGATAGACCGTACAATGTCACTAAGACCGTGACCACGGCGTTTCCGCTCGGCAGATTCAACATGCCGCCCACATCGACAGATGGAGATGTCGTCTTCGAGAACAAGGCGGCGAAGGTGCGCTTCGAGAAGGACGGCCAGCGCAGGGTGATAGATGCCGACTTCCCGAATTTCGACCACGGCAGATCCCTGATTGCGCACATCGAACTGACGCAACCTGATCCATCGGATTCCATGGCGATCGTGACTCCGTTCGCTGGAGCGCCGCGCGCCTTCTACTATAACCAGAAGATCAACTGCATGCCGGCGCAGGGGCGCATCACGATCGGCAGCGAGGAGAGGGTGTTTGAGGCAAGAAAGGCCTTCGGCGTCCTAGACTGGGGCAGAGGAGTGTGGACATACTCTAACACCTGGTATTGGGGTTCGGCCTCGGGAGTCCTGGACGGCGAACCATTCGGCTTCAACATTGGATACGGGTTCGGAGATACGTCCGCCGCGTCGGAGAATATGATCTTCTACAAGAACAAGGCCCACAAGCTTGACCAGGTGGAGTTCCTGATTCCACACGATGATTACCTGGCGCCGTGGACGTTCACATCGAACGATCACAGATTCGAAATGGACTTCTTGCCTATCGTGGATAGGTTCGCGAGCACGAACGCGGTCTTCATCGAGTCCACGCAGCATCAGGTATTCGGGAGGTTCACCGGGAAGGCGGTTTTGGATGACGGCGCTGTTCTTCAGGTTGCGGACTTCCTAGGATTTGCCGAGAAGGTGAGGAACAGATGGTAG
- a CDS encoding DegV family protein: MHIVTDSGADFLPEQLGGSEMSMASLTLTIAGRTYRSGVDITSEEFYRLLRDTQSFAATSQPSPGDFSDIYRRLAESDREILSIHMSSGLSGTLNAARLGAAAVPKADVAFYDTRTLSAGLGWHVEMALRAMRAGWSRERILSMLEQVSSATETLFTLPTLRYLIHGGRISHLKGLLAQVLDIKPVIGVEKKGGTYVTRGQARTFGRALIRLVDIAADMVEKEAEIRAQIVHGYNPEGVAKLRAEVEKRFTVRWVGTTQIAPVLGAHTGPGVVGLIFAPEKALPFIP, encoded by the coding sequence ATGCACATAGTAACCGATAGTGGGGCGGACTTCCTGCCCGAGCAGCTCGGCGGCAGCGAGATGAGCATGGCTTCTCTAACCCTCACTATTGCAGGGCGCACCTACAGAAGCGGTGTGGACATCACATCTGAGGAGTTCTACCGCCTGCTGCGCGACACCCAGAGTTTCGCAGCGACATCTCAACCGTCGCCAGGCGACTTCTCCGACATTTATCGGCGGTTGGCAGAGTCCGATAGGGAGATCCTCTCCATCCATATGTCATCAGGGTTGAGCGGCACGCTGAACGCTGCCCGGCTGGGCGCTGCGGCCGTGCCCAAAGCCGACGTTGCCTTCTACGACACGCGCACCCTCTCGGCAGGTTTGGGCTGGCACGTTGAAATGGCCCTCCGCGCAATGCGAGCCGGCTGGAGCAGAGAGCGCATCCTGTCGATGCTCGAGCAGGTCTCATCCGCCACGGAAACGCTTTTCACCCTCCCGACGCTCAGGTATCTGATCCATGGGGGACGCATCAGCCATCTCAAAGGCCTTCTAGCTCAGGTGCTCGACATCAAGCCCGTGATCGGCGTGGAGAAGAAGGGCGGAACCTACGTCACCCGGGGCCAGGCAAGGACCTTCGGCAGAGCATTGATTCGCCTTGTGGACATCGCAGCGGACATGGTTGAGAAAGAAGCCGAGATCAGAGCACAGATAGTGCACGGCTACAACCCCGAGGGCGTGGCCAAGCTCCGAGCGGAAGTTGAGAAGCGTTTCACCGTCAGGTGGGTTGGAACAACTCAGATCGCTCCCGTGCTCGGTGCGCATACAGGCCCGGGCGTAGTCGGGCTGATCTTCGCGCCCGAGAAGGCGCTGCCATTCATCCCATAG
- a CDS encoding FMN-binding protein — MNTIHLQRGEDKMLKIMFWIVTGLVAVIGGAVIRDMVGRRGIKSLLISAVDFSGLRDGVYTGQYKGGRWSNKVKVTVASGRVTAIDVVRDIQYQSEVTRKAINEVIEAQSLQVDTVSGATITTKAFLKAVENALVETKQRR, encoded by the coding sequence TTGAACACTATCCATTTACAGAGGGGAGAGGACAAGATGCTGAAGATAATGTTCTGGATTGTCACTGGATTGGTTGCCGTAATCGGAGGAGCGGTCATACGCGACATGGTCGGTAGGAGGGGGATCAAAAGCCTTCTCATTAGTGCCGTGGACTTTTCAGGGCTCAGGGATGGCGTATACACAGGGCAGTACAAGGGTGGGCGCTGGTCCAACAAGGTTAAGGTTACGGTGGCGTCGGGCAGGGTGACTGCAATTGATGTCGTTCGGGACATCCAGTACCAGTCCGAGGTGACGCGCAAGGCCATCAACGAAGTCATCGAAGCCCAGTCTCTCCAGGTGGACACGGTCAGTGGAGCGACTATCACAACTAAGGCCTTTCTCAAGGCAGTCGAGAACGCACTTGTCGAAACCAAGCAGCGGCGCTGA
- a CDS encoding glycoside hydrolase family 66 protein, which translates to MVKIDAIHFNKAQYHPGEDVLLEVRLSAAGPGANAVEERAADTDEACHLLMDSAVLSVTVTDVVTTVFQDSVAFQPETSSVKLRIPGHVLQERLAATGRLDRAIGFGLRVEIVTKLDTEAATGPSDESTDRASAMRVSAGFDVAPHWRYAPRYGFVCEFGPGVAPDPAKWQRMADIHINVVQFYDWMYRHHQLIPESNVFCDPLGRILDLGQVRRQVELARSLGIAPIAYGAMYGAEQEFLDTHPEMGAYKRDGTLHSLAGFIWIMDIARGSAWQDHIIEQYANAIDMLGFEGIHVDQYGFPKVYYTYDGRCVHTEQELAPFIQVCRDRLGDDAGLIFNAVNSWPVQEVAAAPQDIVYIEVWPPHDTYRDLRELVLRGRREAGFHKQVILAAYMRPFAAAAASADHCDGACDGRLGAASYPTIVANEPAEIALRLTSAAIMSSGGFHLVLGEGNAVLTDGYYPKYVRLRDEFMQTMKNYWEFAVRYEEFLFDLDARDTHGIEVGGTDQGLEVVGYPYGPWGEAGKVWATVRNGHGYKLLQLVNLVGVDDPRWNEPKKPPTVLHNVTIRWLLDEGIQDVLLASPDFQDASLKAVSYHERPHEHGRVIEFTVERLDYWSMVIVRQEGLCVNFAS; encoded by the coding sequence ATGGTCAAGATCGATGCGATACACTTCAATAAGGCGCAATACCATCCAGGTGAAGACGTATTGCTAGAGGTGCGTCTGAGCGCCGCCGGCCCCGGTGCGAACGCTGTCGAGGAGCGCGCCGCTGACACAGATGAGGCATGCCATCTACTCATGGACTCTGCCGTACTCAGCGTTACTGTCACTGATGTGGTGACTACGGTGTTCCAGGACTCCGTAGCGTTTCAGCCGGAAACCTCATCGGTGAAGCTTAGAATACCAGGACATGTGCTACAGGAGCGCCTTGCCGCCACAGGCAGACTCGACCGGGCAATAGGTTTCGGGCTTCGGGTGGAGATTGTGACGAAGCTGGACACAGAAGCCGCGACCGGGCCTTCCGACGAATCGACGGATCGTGCCTCGGCCATGCGAGTAAGCGCTGGTTTCGATGTGGCGCCCCATTGGCGGTATGCTCCCAGATATGGCTTCGTGTGCGAGTTCGGCCCCGGCGTCGCGCCAGACCCCGCGAAGTGGCAGCGTATGGCGGATATACACATCAATGTGGTGCAGTTCTACGATTGGATGTACCGACATCATCAGCTCATCCCTGAGTCCAACGTATTCTGCGATCCACTCGGGAGGATCCTTGACCTTGGTCAGGTGCGCAGGCAGGTTGAACTGGCTCGGTCGCTGGGTATTGCCCCAATAGCCTACGGGGCCATGTACGGTGCAGAGCAGGAGTTCCTGGATACACACCCCGAGATGGGCGCCTACAAGAGGGACGGAACGCTGCACAGTCTTGCGGGCTTCATCTGGATCATGGACATCGCACGGGGCTCAGCGTGGCAAGACCACATAATCGAGCAATACGCGAATGCCATAGACATGTTAGGCTTCGAGGGCATTCACGTGGATCAGTATGGGTTTCCCAAGGTCTACTACACCTACGATGGACGCTGCGTGCACACGGAGCAGGAGCTTGCTCCCTTCATCCAGGTGTGCAGAGACCGACTTGGCGATGATGCAGGACTGATATTCAACGCAGTGAATAGCTGGCCTGTGCAGGAGGTCGCCGCGGCGCCGCAGGACATAGTGTACATTGAAGTGTGGCCGCCGCACGATACCTACCGTGACCTGCGCGAACTCGTACTCCGTGGGCGTCGGGAGGCTGGATTTCACAAGCAGGTGATCCTTGCAGCCTATATGAGGCCATTCGCTGCGGCGGCAGCTTCTGCTGACCACTGCGACGGCGCCTGCGATGGTAGGCTGGGAGCTGCGAGTTATCCGACGATCGTTGCGAATGAGCCGGCAGAGATAGCGTTGAGGTTGACTTCTGCCGCCATAATGTCGTCGGGAGGGTTCCACCTTGTTCTGGGCGAGGGGAATGCGGTGCTCACCGACGGGTACTACCCGAAGTATGTGCGCCTGCGTGATGAGTTCATGCAGACAATGAAGAACTACTGGGAGTTCGCAGTGCGCTACGAGGAGTTCCTGTTCGACTTGGACGCACGGGACACGCATGGCATTGAAGTAGGTGGAACCGATCAGGGTCTGGAGGTGGTGGGATACCCTTACGGCCCCTGGGGAGAGGCGGGCAAGGTGTGGGCCACTGTGAGGAACGGTCACGGGTACAAATTGCTTCAGCTAGTTAACCTTGTGGGAGTGGATGATCCCAGATGGAACGAGCCCAAGAAGCCGCCTACAGTTCTGCACAATGTGACGATCAGATGGCTATTGGATGAGGGCATCCAAGACGTGCTCCTTGCCTCCCCCGATTTCCAGGACGCATCCTTGAAGGCTGTGTCATATCACGAGAGGCCTCACGAACATGGACGCGTCATCGAGTTTACAGTCGAAAGGCTGGATTACTGGAGCATGGTTATAGTGAGGCAGGAGGGATTGTGTGTCAATTTCGCTTCTTGA